A stretch of Arachis hypogaea cultivar Tifrunner chromosome 15, arahy.Tifrunner.gnm2.J5K5, whole genome shotgun sequence DNA encodes these proteins:
- the LOC112748926 gene encoding uncharacterized protein produces the protein MGDARSSGKGCTWMIRITLRQRKRTWEVRRANAAVTINVLQEAIEATYGFKPSYRKVWMAKQKATAQIYGDWEESYAELPRWILGVQSTMDGTVALLKTSPVRVGDQVDESTVYFHRLFWIFSPCIEVFRHCKPLVSIDETHLCGKYGGTLLLAIAQDGNLNILPIVFALVEGENAEPWDFFLSNLRQHVIPQEGILVISDRHNDIKVTLEAPDSGWLPPYAYRAFCIHHVAANFALSFKGQDTRLLLMNAAYANTEAEFDYWFDIMRTENSTMCDWTNRMGYDKWTQHQDGGRWFGHMTTNISECVNHVLKGTQNLSITALVKSTYRRLVELLVIRGQTAEAQLGTGHQFCQALVKAIECNLRDSRCFTVTLFDRHQSEYTVAKMTPTSNFSLGKYRVSLRDCMCDCGYFQALHYPCCHAISYCAQS, from the exons ATGGGAGATGCAAGGAGTTCGGGAAAAGGTTGCACGTGGATGATTCGCATCACACTTCGGCAGCGAAAGAGGACTTGGGAGGTTAGAAG AGCCAATGCAGCGGTTACGATAAACGTGTTGCAAGAAGCTATTGAGGCAACCTACGGATTCAAGCCTAGTTACAGGAAGGTGTGGATGGCAAAACAGAAGGCAACTGCACAAATCTACGGGGATTGGGAAGAGTCGTATGCCGAGTTGCCCCGTTGGATCCTTGGTGTGCAATCCACGATGGATGGAACCGTGGCGCTATTGAAGACTTCTCCGGTACGTGTCGGTGATCAGGTTGATGAGTCTACAGTGTACTTTCATCgtcttttttggatattttctCCATGCATTGAGGTATTTAGACATTGCAAGCCACTAGTCAGCATCGACGAGACTCATTTGTGTGGGAAGTACGGCGGCACTTTGCTTCTGGCTATCGCACAAGATGGTAACTTGAATATCTTGCCCATTGTCTTTGCACTTGTGGAAGGCGAGAATGCGGAGCCCTGGGATTTTTTCTTATCCAACTTGCGTCAACATGTGATCCCACAAGAAGGTATTCTGGTGATCTCTGACAGGCACAATGACATTAAGGTTACACTGGAGGCACCTGACAGTGGTTGGCTACCACCTTATGCATATAGAGCGTTTTGCATTCATCACGTTGCAGCTAATTTCGCCCTCAGTTTCAAGGGTCAGGATACGAGATTGCTACTTATGAATGCAGCTTATGCCAACACTGAGGCAGAATTTGACTATTGGTTTGATATTATGAGGACTGAGAATTCGACCATGTGTGATTGGACGAACAGAATGGGGTACGATAAGTGGACCCAACACCAGGATGGAGGCAGATGGTTCGGCCACATGACGACGAACATATCCGAGTGCGTTAATCATGTATTGAAGGGCACACAAAATCTGTCGATCACTGCATTGGTGAAGTCCACATACAGAAGGCTTGTAGAACTTCTTGTCATTCGAGGACAGACGGCAGAGGCACAATTGGGAACTGGGCACCAGTTTTGCCAAGCTTTGGTGAAGGCAATAGAGTGCAACTTGAGAGATTCGAGATGTTTTACTGTCACTCTGTTTGATAGGCATCAATCTGAGTATACTGTGGCTAAGATGACCCCTACCAGTAACTTCTCGCTCGGTAAATATCGGGTTTCCCTCAGGGATTGCATGTGTGACTGCGGGTACTTTCAGGCTCTCCATTACCCGTGCTGCCATGCGATCTCATACTGTGCTCAGTCCTGA
- the LOC112750718 gene encoding cytochrome P450 82A3, translating into MFRVFSHTRKVISSNSKHKPTSSEKNRGKMDSVLNYINPTAIIGILSLIVLLYILLFRPFKRGGNLKEPPMAAGAWPILGHLPLLRGSQPLHLTLGTMADKYGPLFTIKFGATKTIVLSNWEMAKECFTINDMAVSSRPKTVAIENLSYNFAVFGLGPYGPYWRELRKIATLELLSNRQIELLGHVRVSEVQASINELYSLWSRKKNKESYNSDDDGYVSVEMKEWFSQLTFNTVLRMIAGKRYFGGATTDAVSAAGGEEKAKKCLKLIEDFMHLLGLFTVGDAIPALRWMDLGGHERAMKRTAKELDSVLNEWLEEHRRSFGEKATSERDFMDVMISIIGKKKIHGFDADTIIKATTMAMIVGGTDTTGVTLTWALSLLLRNPRTLKKVKEELDSQIGKERCITESDLNKLVYLQAIVKETLRLYPAGPLGGPREFTESCTLGGFYVKKGSRLITNIWKIQTDPSIWSDPLEFKPERFLTTHRDTDLKGQHFELLPFGSGRRMCPGMSFALQMVHFALARFLHSFEILKPSSDEAIDMTGILGLSYAKATPIEILIKPCLAQACYETT; encoded by the exons ATGTTTCGGGTGTTCAGTCACACAAGAAAAGTCATATCTAGCAACTCCAAACACAAACCGACATCCAGTGAGAAAAACAGAGGGAAAATGGATTCAGTCTTAAATTACATAAACCCCACCGCAATAATCGGAATACTTTCTCTAATAGTCTTGCTCTATATACTTCTCTTTCGTCCCTTCAAACGTGGTGGTAACCTCAAAGAACCTCCCATGGCAGCTGGTGCGTGGCCTATACTGGGTCACCTTCCATTGTTGCGCGGTTCACAGCCACTCCACTTGACTTTAGGCACCATGGCTGATAAATACGGACCTCTTTTCACCATCAAGTTCGGCGCTACAAAGACCATAGTACTCAGCAACTGGGAAATGGCCAAAGAGTGTTTCACCATAAACGACATGGCCGTTTCGTCTCGCCCCAAAACCGTTGCAATTGAGAACCTTTCTTACAACTTCGCCGTTTTCGGTTTAGGACCGTACGGTCCATACTGGCGCGAGCTTCGCAAGATCGCAACGTTAGAGCTACTCTCGAACCGCCAAATAGAGCTACTAGGCCACGTTCGCGTCTCTGAAGTTCAAGCTTCCATTAACGAGCTCTATAGTCTTTGGTCcagaaagaaaaacaaggagTCTTATAATTCTGATGATGACGGTTATGTGTCGGTGGAGATGAAAGAATGGTTTTCGCAACTGACCTTCAACACGGTTCTTAGAATGATTGCTGGAAAGAGATACTTTGGTGGTGCTACCACGGATGCTGTGTCGGCGGCCGGCGGCGAGGAAAAGGCGAAGAAGTGTTTAAAATTAATCGAAGATTTTATGCATCTTTTGGGGTTATTTACTGTGGGAGACGCTATTCCTGCGCTCAGGTGGATGGATTTGGGAGGCCATGAGAGAGCCATGAAAAGAACTGCTAAGGAATTGGACAGTGTTTTGAATGAATGGTTAGAGGAGCATAGAAGAAGTTTCGGTGAAAAGGCTACCAGTGAACGTGACTTCATGGATGTTATGATTTCCATTATCGGAAAAAAAAAGATTCATGGGTTTGATGCTGATACTATAATTAAAGCCACAACAATG GCAATGATCGTGGGAGGAACTGATACAACTGGTGTTACTCTTACATGGGCACTAAGTTTGTTATTAAGAAATCCTCGTAcactaaaaaaagtaaaagaagaacTGGATAGTCAAATTGGAAAAGAGAGATGCATAACGGAGTCAGATTTAAACAAATTAGTGTATCTTCAAGCCATAGTGAAAGAGACACTAAGATTATATCCAGCAGGTCCTCTTGGAGGACCACGTGAATTCACAGAGAGTTGCACTTTAGGTGGATTTTATGTTAAAAAAGGATCTCGACTAATTACAAATATATGGAAGATTCAAACTGATCCTAGTATTTGGTCAGATCCCTTGGAATTCAAGCCAGAGAGGTTCCTCACAACTCACAGAGACACAGACCTTAAGGGTCAGCATTTCGAGCTTTTGCCATTTGGAAGTGGTAGAAGGATGTGTCCTGGAATGTCGTTTGCACTTCAAATGGTTCACTTTGCTCTGGCCAGGTTCTTGCACTCGTTTGAGATTTTGAAACCATCTTCTGATGAAGCAATTGATATGACTGGTATCCTTGGACTGTCTTATGCTAAAGCTACTCCAATTGAGATTCTCATCAAGCCATGTTTGGCTCAAGCTTGTTATGAAACCACGTAA